The following proteins come from a genomic window of Penaeus monodon isolate SGIC_2016 chromosome 22, NSTDA_Pmon_1, whole genome shotgun sequence:
- the LOC119586790 gene encoding repetitive proline-rich cell wall protein 2-like, giving the protein MSQNTPGAVQGALASLYGFLNADCEFTGKRVGIIVLEFMIYKRKLEFDAENKSSDKKSSIGKSSFNKSSFNKSSFNKSPINKSSINKSPINKSPINKSPINKSSVNKSPINKSPINKSPINKSPINKSPINKSSVNKSSFNKSPINKSPINKSPINKSSVNKSPINKSSFNKSPINKSPINKSPINKSSFNKSPINKSSVNKSSFNKSPINKSPINKSPINKSPINKSSFNKSPINKSSVNKSSFNKSH; this is encoded by the exons ATGTCTCAAAACACTCCAGGAGCTGTCCAGGGAGC CCTCGCCAGCCTATATGGTTTTCTAAATGCAGACTGCGAGTTCACAGGAAAGCGTGTGGGAAT AATCGTTCTTGAGTTCatgatatataaaaggaaattagAATTTGACGCTG AGAATAAATCCTCAGACAAAAAATCCTCAATTGGTAAATCCTCATTTAACAAATCCTCATTTAACAAATCCTCATTTAACAAATCCCCAATTAACAAATCCTCAATTAACAAATCCCCAATTAACAAATCCCCAATTAACAAATCCCCAATTAACAAATCCTCAGTTAACAAATCCCCAATTAACAAATCCCCAATTAACAAATCCCCAATTAACAAATCCCCAATTAACAAATCCCCAATTAACAAATCCTCAGTTAACAAATCCTCATTTAACAAATCCCCAATTAACAAATCCCCAATTAACAAATCCCCAATTAACAAATCCTCAGTTAACAAATCCCCAATTAACAAATCCTCATTTAACAAATCCCCAATTAACAAATCCCCAATTAACAAATCCCCAATTAACAAATCCTCATTTAACAAATCCCCAATTAACAAATCCTCAGTTAACAAATCCTCATTTAACAAATCCCCAATTAACAAATCCCCAATTAACAAATCCCCAATTAACAAATCCCCAATTAACAAATCCTCATTTAACAAATCCCCAATTAACAAATCCTCAGTTAACAAATCCTCATTTAACAAATCCCATTAA